The Henckelia pumila isolate YLH828 chromosome 2, ASM3356847v2, whole genome shotgun sequence genome includes a window with the following:
- the LOC140883323 gene encoding nuclear transport factor 2-like isoform X2 → MVTESGLSAQDVASSFVKQYYALLDICPENVHKFYQESSQLGWAEPDGAVTSVTTLRGIDDKIMSSEYKNWSVDLKHVDAQNSKDGGVVVAVTGVLTGKDITKKIFHQTFFLAKQERGFFVLNDIFRYTDVCESITNIVVPDDDKSNQSTDQAAPTQSSAPSTTFICHKSSQTEFEVENGNVVENSGPAPAVLKESVTINISSDSSEASHEDTNSTLAPASNIKEDSPKISYASILAKVNHVTSPKSVSFPLKADYKTAVSTPKADYKTAVSTPKASSPPGNGSSKVSDNTNAYVEGHGIYIGKLPYDVTKQAIAEEVKKFGPVRRGLDSIQIRRHEDGFCCGFVEFESADSARRAVEAHHIYFGEKESYISHRKASNQGNNKGKGRSPPRARYQNNYPRGRDTNRATSNGRFQNGNHSDVDKGQARDSQPSRQAAERW, encoded by the exons ATGGTGACTGAATCAGGACTTTCTGCCCAAGATGTGGCGAGTTCCTTTGTGAAGCAATACTACGCATTACTCGACATATGTCCTGAAAATGTCCACAAGTTTTATCAGGAGTCAAGCCAGCTAGGCTGGGCGGAACCTGATGGTGCAGTGACATCAGTGACAACATTACGC GGAATTGATGACAAGATTATGTCTTCTGAATATAAGAATTGGTCTGTTGATCTCAAACACGTGGACGCCCAAAATTCTAAGGACGGAGGAGTCGTGGTTGCGGTAACGGGAGTTTTGACTGGAAAAGATATTACAAAAAAGATTTTTCATCAAACATTCTTTTTGGCGAAACAAGAGAGAGGCTTCTTTGTCTTGAATGATATTTTTAGATACACTGACGTATGTGAGTCAATAACAAATATTGTTGTTCCTGATGATGACAAAAGCAATCAAAGTACTGATCAAGCTGCTCCAACTCAGAGTTCAG CTCCTAGTACTACATTCATTTGCCATAAATCTTCACAAACTGAATTTGAGGTTGAAAATGGAAATGTTGTGGAAAATTCCGGTCCTGCTCCTGCTGTCTTGAAAGAATCTGTCACGATAAACATTTCTTCTGATTCTTCCGAGGCTTCGCATGAGGACACAAATTCAACTCTTGCACCTGCGTCTAACATTAAAGAGGATTCTCCGAAAATCAGCTATGCTTCTATT TTGGCAAAAGTTAATCACGTGACTTCTCCAAAATCTGTTAGCTTTCCTTTGAAAGCCGACTATAAAACAGCCGTTTCAACTCCTAAAGCTGACTATAAAACCGCAGTTTCAACTCCAAAAGCATCTTCTCCACCTGGAAATGGATCTTCGAAAGTATCAGATAATACTAATGCTTATGTAGAAG GTCATGGAATATACATAGGAAAATTACCTTATGATGTTACTAAACAAGCGATAGCAGAAGAAGTTAAAAAATTTGGACCAGTTAGGAGAGGTTTAGATAGCATCCAGATCAGAAGACATGAG GACGGATTTTGCTGTGGATTTGTGGAATTTGAGTCTGCGGATTCTGCTCGTCGTGCAGTAGAG GCTCACCATATTTACTTTGGCGAAAAGGAATCTTATATCTCGCACAGGAAGGCTTCCAATCAAG GTAATAACAAAGGCAAGGGGAGGTCTCCGCCAAGGGCTCGATATCAAAACAATTATCCTAGGGGAAGAGACACTAACCGGGCCACTAGCAATGGGAGGTTTCAGAATGGCAACCATTCTGATGTCGACAAGGGCCAAGCGAGGGATTCTCAACCGAGCAGGCAAGCCGCTGAGCGCTGGTAG
- the LOC140883323 gene encoding nuclear transport factor 2-like isoform X1, with the protein MEPKMVTESGLSAQDVASSFVKQYYALLDICPENVHKFYQESSQLGWAEPDGAVTSVTTLRGIDDKIMSSEYKNWSVDLKHVDAQNSKDGGVVVAVTGVLTGKDITKKIFHQTFFLAKQERGFFVLNDIFRYTDVCESITNIVVPDDDKSNQSTDQAAPTQSSAPSTTFICHKSSQTEFEVENGNVVENSGPAPAVLKESVTINISSDSSEASHEDTNSTLAPASNIKEDSPKISYASILAKVNHVTSPKSVSFPLKADYKTAVSTPKADYKTAVSTPKASSPPGNGSSKVSDNTNAYVEGHGIYIGKLPYDVTKQAIAEEVKKFGPVRRGLDSIQIRRHEDGFCCGFVEFESADSARRAVEAHHIYFGEKESYISHRKASNQGNNKGKGRSPPRARYQNNYPRGRDTNRATSNGRFQNGNHSDVDKGQARDSQPSRQAAERW; encoded by the exons ATGGAACCTA AGATGGTGACTGAATCAGGACTTTCTGCCCAAGATGTGGCGAGTTCCTTTGTGAAGCAATACTACGCATTACTCGACATATGTCCTGAAAATGTCCACAAGTTTTATCAGGAGTCAAGCCAGCTAGGCTGGGCGGAACCTGATGGTGCAGTGACATCAGTGACAACATTACGC GGAATTGATGACAAGATTATGTCTTCTGAATATAAGAATTGGTCTGTTGATCTCAAACACGTGGACGCCCAAAATTCTAAGGACGGAGGAGTCGTGGTTGCGGTAACGGGAGTTTTGACTGGAAAAGATATTACAAAAAAGATTTTTCATCAAACATTCTTTTTGGCGAAACAAGAGAGAGGCTTCTTTGTCTTGAATGATATTTTTAGATACACTGACGTATGTGAGTCAATAACAAATATTGTTGTTCCTGATGATGACAAAAGCAATCAAAGTACTGATCAAGCTGCTCCAACTCAGAGTTCAG CTCCTAGTACTACATTCATTTGCCATAAATCTTCACAAACTGAATTTGAGGTTGAAAATGGAAATGTTGTGGAAAATTCCGGTCCTGCTCCTGCTGTCTTGAAAGAATCTGTCACGATAAACATTTCTTCTGATTCTTCCGAGGCTTCGCATGAGGACACAAATTCAACTCTTGCACCTGCGTCTAACATTAAAGAGGATTCTCCGAAAATCAGCTATGCTTCTATT TTGGCAAAAGTTAATCACGTGACTTCTCCAAAATCTGTTAGCTTTCCTTTGAAAGCCGACTATAAAACAGCCGTTTCAACTCCTAAAGCTGACTATAAAACCGCAGTTTCAACTCCAAAAGCATCTTCTCCACCTGGAAATGGATCTTCGAAAGTATCAGATAATACTAATGCTTATGTAGAAG GTCATGGAATATACATAGGAAAATTACCTTATGATGTTACTAAACAAGCGATAGCAGAAGAAGTTAAAAAATTTGGACCAGTTAGGAGAGGTTTAGATAGCATCCAGATCAGAAGACATGAG GACGGATTTTGCTGTGGATTTGTGGAATTTGAGTCTGCGGATTCTGCTCGTCGTGCAGTAGAG GCTCACCATATTTACTTTGGCGAAAAGGAATCTTATATCTCGCACAGGAAGGCTTCCAATCAAG GTAATAACAAAGGCAAGGGGAGGTCTCCGCCAAGGGCTCGATATCAAAACAATTATCCTAGGGGAAGAGACACTAACCGGGCCACTAGCAATGGGAGGTTTCAGAATGGCAACCATTCTGATGTCGACAAGGGCCAAGCGAGGGATTCTCAACCGAGCAGGCAAGCCGCTGAGCGCTGGTAG